One Cardiocondyla obscurior isolate alpha-2009 linkage group LG11, Cobs3.1, whole genome shotgun sequence DNA segment encodes these proteins:
- the Rab3-gef gene encoding MAP kinase-activating death domain protein isoform X5, translated as MDIQKKFLCPRLVDYLAIVGSRMPAASRQPVQVPELLRRYPVEDHKDFPLPLDMVYFCQPEGCSSVGPKRTALREATSFTFTLTDKDSGKTRYGICVNFYRPTERAGVMASGNMSVKREKYNTTFRRESWRKSMERSTDSAFSSDYRSSAVGPSDSERDCSSSRRDSDTPQVPHAPRLEFIAPSGDSESGGSHSPSPRASRRRQRVRNHTLTSLCIISHHPFFSMFRECLFVLRKIIDACNESFSPQKVGASRQTNRDTVWSVLTGQALGDTPSIVLHDVREIETWILRLLSSPVPVPAKTRVEVEIISSNMQPPLCFALPDHTRFTLVDFPLHLPLELLGVDICLKVLTLILLENKIVLQSRDYNALSMSVMAFVTMIYPLEYMFPAIPLLPTCMSCAEQLLLAPTPFVIGIPASFLLYKKNFRLPDDIWLVDLDSNKITAPSALNEDSLPPLPEPEGTILKNHLKQAMASMAGPPLAPQDASLRMSFQAQSRRESTVSHHFTLNVASTKHRPSVDQFTHSHAPLNSPGASSSSSPPRRPSMSQTVGPGPGGQFSPKATGQNSTAPFNPFIYGNDVDSVDIATRVAMVRFFNSQNLLANFTEHTRTLRLYPRPVVAFQINSFLRSRPRKSSFLNKFARTQAVEFLAEWSLTPSNVAFLRVQTGVFDPAQIGDKPRWYASNLEPIYFPVWDSGSSLANALKAMKEHETQPTDESGSDSEGAESTSSSYSSLSDFVSEMASSDLSPGYNCPQASQPQQMSLSVDPKNVYNPPSSLQYPGVEEDSPVRPESPPSTSSSHSDLSSPSLNRDSELELNPKIHEGSQSANDKEEGGSFESDSASTITPRTILSAQSSVGQFTGISMGALGTQSSLNDTERPATPHRTSRISRYVTPVPPTGPGLQRQPSVGNVLARASSFNTAGPLLPRQISAVNTGEHHHEATQLQRQASAGPVIMQKQGNDNTVQRQNSGGNATGNGVLRQGSQGSLFEQIASQAKDLMRETTRQSSQDGLLAHMDKLKHQAKEKITEAGEDSLFAPLEQLTQQTKKAMGEATKSVQEVSKTALEASKTAAGVSKNTLDDLTYVGKSTLGDLTKSAKEVAAKKGLLKGLGESQQSPVHSPQSPGSQRKDSISNQLVASDTRGGVGRDFFSNISSDLNGIAAQTSSMFSDLFGSKNNSKSSSFFPQNQKSKEKNPILGPFPKVAAKTGLVERSSLIKHSTHKVNQEDAQRLQNAERSSTNSDNQAFLNDVITQVLAGEGVGWLKLNRLKKLMEDENYRDLVVTKLNKGLNRKISPNDHIDDVAISKPVYKGMLKCLQAVTHGLAHTYNNFGLGGMASVFQLMEIAHTHYWSKDLSEGSGFDSSLMSQASSPFGSRENLKSPQSPNQSDFMDVSQRSDLPQVHLDVPQAPPAGDTSQSTTDMFLDMFTKKGKFLSKLTSFDSESGRGGGTGSSEALSTDGGSIITNPAFRQAHQASFRSTVSDSEVEQGNFPRQGKQRSGSVWSSKSSLSTGFRYHGGSLIPTTAVPSPETARTYLFEGLLGKERSSLWDEMQFWEDAFLDAVSQERDMMGMDQGPGEMVERYKSLSESERRRLEHEEDRLLCTLLHNLTAVLVMLNVDKNELKRKVRRLLGKSHIGLIYSQELNLLLDQINNLHGNDIDLKPLTSRQMHRQSFTVHSGVDAEGDLRFLEVRHDGLVLRSVNGVIVERWWYERVVNMTYSPKNKVLCLWRRSGGDTELHKYYTKKCKDVYYCIKDAMEKAAARGRGANAGYELGGEFPVQDMRTGEGGLLQVCMEGVGLLFANSKDFEFFVRLDHIRKCFTQKDGIFVLEEFNPKTRQVIQRKYKSQMASDICYAVLCVFSYVAAGTEKGKQQQQPPQPQQHSLQPHHQRQHQHQQQQHQHQQQQQQHQQQQHQQQQHQQHQQQQQNYQSRHPYQQHRQEQSQPSNPTPQMHKPTQLDPHPRQH; from the exons ATGGATATACAGAAGAAGTTCCTGTGTCCCCGACTGGTGGATTATCTCGCCATCGTGGGGTCCAGGATGCCCGCTGCCTCTCGTCAGCCCGTACAG GTACCGGAGCTGCTACGTAGATATCCGGTGGAGGATCACAAGGACTTTCCTCTGCCTTTGGATATGGTGTACTTCTGTCAGCCGGAAGGCTGCAGCAGCGTGGGACCGAAGCGTACGGCCTTACGAGAGGCGACGTCATTCACCTTCACCCTTACCGACAAGGATTCAG GAAAAACGCGTTATGGAATCTGCGTGAATTTCTATCGACCTACGGAGAGAGCGGGGGTCATGGCCAGCGGAAACATGTCGGTCAAAAGAGAGAAGTACAACACCACGTTTCGCAGGGAAAGCTGGAGGAAGAGCATGGAGAGAAGCACGGACTCCGCTTTTTCTAG CGACTATAGGAGCAGTGCGGTGGGTCCGAGTGACTCTGAGAGAGATTGCTCCAGTAGCAGAAGGGACTCGGATACCCCGCAGGTACCTCACGCCCCGAGATTGGAGTTCATCGCACCGAGCGGAGACAGCGAAAGTGGCGGCAGTCATTCCCCTTCGCCACGCGCGTCTCGAAGACGTCAG AGGGTTCGCAATCACACCTTAACTTCGTTATGCATCATTTCGCATCATCCGTTCTTTTCGATGTTCCGGGAGTGTCTTTTCGTTCTGAGGAAGATTATCGATGCGTGCAACGAGAGCTTTTCGCCGCAAAAGGTGGGAGCCTCTCGTCAGACCAACAG AGATACGGTATGGAGCGTGCTAACTGGTCAAGCTCTAGGCGATACACCGTCCATCGTGCTTCACGATGTTCGCGAGATCGAAACGTGGATATTGCGATTGCTCAGTAGCCCTGTGCCCGTTCCGGCGAAGACACGCGTTGAAGTTGAGATAATATCATCGAATATGCAGCCTCCACTGTGCTTTGCCCTGCCGGACCACACCAGGTTTACTCTAGTCGATTTTCCTTTGCATCTACCGCTGGAGCTCCTAGGCGTCGACATATGTCTAAAGGTCCTTACTCTCATCCTCTTAGAGAACAAG atTGTACTTCAGTCACGCGATTACAACGCGTTGTCCATGTCGGTTATGGCGTTCGTCACGATGATTTATCCACTGGAGTACATGTTTCCGGCGATACCTTTGCTTCCCACATGCATGAGCTGCGCGGAACAGCTGTTGCTTGCCCCAACGCCCTTCGTGATCGGAATACCCGCGTCTTTCTTGCTGTACAAGAAGAACTTCAGGCTGCCCGACGATATCTGGCTGGTGGATTTGGATAGCAATAAGATTACGGCGCCTAGCGCTCTGAACGAGGATAGTTTACCGCCATTACCGGAGCCGGAGGGCACTATTCTAAAGAATCATCTAAAGCAG GCGATGGCCAGTATGGCAGGCCCACCGTTGGCCCCGCAGGACGCGTCGCTGCGTATGTCCTTTCAAGCGCAGAGCAGAAGAGAAAGCACGGTCTCTCATCATTTCACCTTAAA cgTTGCTTCGACAAAGCACAGACCGAGCGTCGATCAGTTCACGCATTCTCACGCCCCATTAAATTCACCCGGCGCGAGCTCGTCGTCGAGCCCACCTCGTCGGCCGTCGATGTCACAGACAGTTGGACCCGGACCGGGCGGCCAGTTTTCGCCGAAGGCAACTGGACAAAACTCGACGGCGCCTTTCAACCCTTTCATCTACGGGAACGACGTGGACTCGGTGGATATCGCTACGCGGGTCGCCATGGTACGGTTCTTCAATTCGCAGAACCTGCTGGCCAACTTCACCGAGCACACGCGGACTTTGCGGCTGTACCCTCGGCCGGTGGTGGCCTTCCAGATCAACTCGTTTCTCCGCTCGCGGCCCAGGAAGAGCAGCTTCCTCAACAAGTTTGCGCGCACGCAGGCGGTCGAATTCCTGGCCGAATGGTCTTTAACACCGAGTAACGTGGCCTTCCTCCGAGTGCAAACCGGCGTGTTCGATCCCGCGCAGATCGGCGACAAGCCGCGCTGGTACGCGAGCAATCTCGAGCCGATCTACTTCCCTGTCTGGGATTCCGGTAGCTCGCTGGCGAACGCTTTGAAGGCGATGAAGGAGCACGAGACTCAGCCTACGGACGAGAGTGGGTCGGATTCCGAAGGTGCGGAGAGCACCAGTTCTTCTTATTCTTCCCTAAGCGACTTTGTCTCCGAGATGGCATCGTCTGATTTGTCACCAG GTTACAACTGTCCGCAAGCGAGTCAGCCGCAACAAATGTCGCTTTCGGTAGACCCGAAGAACGTTTACAACCCACCGAGCTCTCTGCAATATCCGGGAGTGGAGGAGGATTCGCCAGTGCGTCCTGAGAGTCCGCCGAGCACGTCTTCTAGTCACAGCGATCTCAGCAGCCCGAGCTTGAACAGGGACTCTGAGCTCGAGTTAAATCCAAAAATTCACGAGGGCTCGCAGTCGGCTAAC GATAAAGAGGAGGGTGGTAGCTTTGAGTCAGACTCCGCGTCGACAATAACACCGCGCACTATCCTGAGCGCACAAAGTTCGGTAGGACAGTTCACAGGGATAAGCATGGGAGCTTTAGGCACTCAGTCTTCGCTCAACGACACTGAACGTCCTGCCACACCTCACAGGACCTCGCGTATCAGTAGATATGTCACTCCT GTACCGCCTACGGGACCGGGTTTGCAGCGCCAGCCGAGCGTCGGCAACGTCCTGGCGAGAGCTTCTAGTTTCAATACCGCCGGGCCACTTTTGCCGCGGCAGATAAGCGCGGTCAATACCGGCGAGCATCACCACGAGGCGACGCAGCTTCAGCGTCAGGCATCGGCTGGGCCGGTGATTATGCAGAAACAAGGCAACGACAACACGGTGCAACGACAAAACAGCGGTGGCAATGCTACCGGAAACGGTGTGCTTCGCCAGGGCTCGCAGGGTTCCTTGTTCGAGCAAATCGCCAGCCAGGCAAAGGACTTGATGCGGGAGACTACGAGACAAAGCAGCCAGGACGGGTTACTCGCGCACATGGACAAG CTGAAGCATcaggcgaaagaaaaaattacggAGGCAGGCGAGGATAGTTTATTTGCGCCACTGGAGCAA TTGACGCAGCAGACGAAAAAGGCGATGGGCGAGGCCACAAAGTCGGTGCAGGAGGTATCAAAGACCGCGTTAGAAGCTAGTAAAACTGCAGCGGGTGTGAGTAAGAACACGTTGGATGATCTGACGTACGTCGGTAAAAGCACATTGGGAGACCTAACGAAAAGTGCCAAAGAAGTTGCCGCGAAAAAAGGATTGCTCAAG GGCCTTGGAGAGTCGCAACAATCACCGGTGCACAGTCCGCAGTCACCCGGCTCGCAGCGGAAAGATTCGATCAGCAATCAGTTGGTCGCATCTGACACGCGTGGTGGCGTCGGGCGAGACTTTTTCAGCAATATTAGCAGCGATTTAAACGGAATCGCAGCACAGACTAGTAGCATGTTTAGCGATTTATTCG gtagtaaaaataattctaagaGCAGCAGCTTTTTCCCACAAAATCAGaaatcgaaagagaaaaatcctaTTCTTGGACCATTTCCGAAAG TTGCAGCAAAAACCGGTTTGGTGGAACGGTCTTCGTTGATCAAACATTCTACACATAAAGTTAATCAAGAAGATGCGCAAAGATTACAAAACGCGGAACGCTCCAGCACAAATAGCGACAATCAAGCCTTTTTAAATGAC GTGATAACGCAAGTGTTGGCTGGCGAAGGTGTTGGCTGGCTCAAATTAAATAGATTGAAGAAGCTAATGGAAGATGAAAATTATCGAGATTTAGTTGTGACCAAATTGAACAAAGGTCTTAATAGAAAGATTAGTCCCAATGATCATATTGACGATGTg gCCATATCGAAGCCCGTATATAAGGGAATGTTAAAGTGCCTTCAAGCAGTAACGCATGGTCTCGCACACACGTATAACAATTTTGGACTAGGCGGGATGGCTTCTGTCTTCCAACTGATGGAAATCGCTCACACGCATTACTGGAGCAAAGATCTGTCCGAAGGTAGTGGCTTCGACAGCTCTTTAATGTCGCAG GCGTCTAGCCCATTCGGTAGCAGGGAAAACCTGAAATCTCCGCAATCTCCGAATCAGTCAGATTTTATGGATGTTTCGCAAAGATCAG acTTGCCGCAAGTGCATTTGGATGTGCCACAAGCACCACCGGCAGGAGATACCAGCCAGTCAACGACGGACATGTTTTTAGATATGTTCACGAAGAAGGGAAAATTTTTAAGCAAGCTCACTTCGTTCGACTCAGAG AGTGGGCGGGGTGGTGGAACGGGGAGCAGCGAAGCTTTATCCACTGACGGAGGTAGCATTATCACTAATCCTGCTTTTCGGCAAGCGCACCAAGCTTCCTTTCGAAGCACCGTGTCTGATAGCGAGGTCGAGCAAGGCAAT TTTCCTCGGCAGGGCAAGCAGCGTTCTGGTAGCGTCTGGTCCAGTAAATCGTCCTTAAGCACCGGATTCCGATACCACGGCGGAAGTTTAATACCCACCACGGCGGTACCAAGTCCGGAGACTGCAAGAACGTATCTCTTCGAAG gtTTATTAGGAAAAGAAAGATCATCTTTGTGGGACGAAATGCAGTTCTGGGAAGATGCCTTCTTGGATGCTGTCTCGCAAGAACGCGATATGATGGGCATGGACCAAGGACCTGGAGAAATGGTGGAGAG GTATAAAAGTTTAAGCGAGAGCGAAAGGCGACGGCTGGAGCACGAGGAGGACAGACTGTTGTGCACTCTGCTGCATAATCTCACCGCCGTTCTCGTGATGCTGAACGTCGACAAGAACGAACTGAAGCGCAAGGTGCGCCGGTTGTTGGGCAAGAGTCACATCGGTCTTATCTATAGTCAGGAACTGAACTTACTTCTTGACCAGATAAACAATCTC catGGAAACGACATTGATCTGAAGCCCCTGACGTCCCGACAAATGCACCGCCAGTCGTTCACCGTGCACTCAGGAGTCGACGCCGAAGGTGATTTACGATTCCTCGAGGTTCGCCACGATGGTCTCGTGCTGAGATCGGTGAACGGTGTGATAGTCGAGCGCTGGTGGTACGAGCGGGTGGTTAACATGACCTATAGTCCGAAGAACAAGGTTCTCTGCTTGTGGAGGAGAAGCGGTGGAGATACTGAGTTACACAAATATTACACCAAAAAG TGCAAGGACGTGTACTACTGCATTAAGGACGCCATGGAAAAGGCGGCAGCTCGCGGGCGAGGTGCGAACGCTGGCTACGAGCTCGGTGGCGAGTTTCCGGTGCAGGACATGCGAACGGGCGAAGGTGGGCTTCTACAAGTCTGCATGGAGGGCGTCGGTCTCTTATTCGCAAATAGCAAG GATTTCGAG TTTTTTGTAAGACTCGATCATATCCGCAAGTGCTTTACTCAAAAGGATGGAATCTTTGTTTTGGAAGAATTCA atccTAAAACTAGACAAGTAATTCAACGTAAATATAAGTCTCAAATG GCATCTGACATCTGCTACGCTGTTCTCTGCGTATTTTCTTACGTGGCGGCTGGCACTGAAAAAGGGAAACAGCAACAACAGCCACCACAGCCTCAGCAGCACAGTTTGCAGCCGCATCATCAACGTCAGCATCAGCACCAACAACAGCAGCACCAGCaccaacagcagcagcagcagcatcaacagcagcagcaccagcagcagcagcatcaACAGCaccagcagcaacagcaaaaTTATCAGAGCCGACATCCTTATCAACAGCACAGACAAGAGCAATCGCAGCCGAGTAACCCGACTCCGCAAATGCATAAACCTACGCAGCTGGATCCTCATCCTCGTCAGCACTGA